A genomic stretch from Lathyrus oleraceus cultivar Zhongwan6 chromosome 2, CAAS_Psat_ZW6_1.0, whole genome shotgun sequence includes:
- the LOC127122227 gene encoding uncharacterized protein LOC127122227 produces MTIAKFYDPPLRIPPKRIALALGMNVFEVVDNWNVKGALNGFSRKFLEDQAKKMEKEDLHYTLHDRHEKKEGTILCCAQLLHAWFRSHMLEDGPFVSKELKPSQKLASLTSNHVKWYIRDWETKDVIVSIGDFPNVPLVGTRGCINYNPVLSLRQHCYPMNGPPKAEALEPFILHSAEADHPMVKKIKRSWQAVIRKGKELGKRNVIAQEPYTCWVRERVQMVKLPFPFDPSIYPSVPEQEPILPEDVEKLNACIKELELENADLRIKLGRVSIENGNLKDGQQKKDKELEISNKRARESEARREKFGQALYNTKSVFKSKEEELDRALLWIQKLNKTLELTLEMKREARLISKIRTRELENTIQKYKDTLEREKLRTEESERVCTRLKYQLEQADARI; encoded by the exons ATGACTATTGCTAagttctatgatccacctctac GTATTCCTCCGAAGAGGATAGCTTTAGCTTTGGGTATGAATGTTTTTGAAGTCGTGGACAATTGGAATGTGAAGGGAGCTCTCAATGGtttttctaggaagttcttggaagatcaagctaagaagatggaaaaagaag ACCTCCACTACACTCTCCATGATCGTCATGAGAAGAAGGAAGGAACCATCTTATGTTGTGCGCAGCTGTTGCATGCCTGGTTTAGATCTCATATGCTAGAAGATGGCCCTTTTGTCTCAAAGGAACTCAAGCCCTCCCAGAAGTTAGCTTCCCTCACTTCCAATCATGTTAAGTGGTATATCAGGGATTGGGAGACCAAGGACGTTATTGTCAGCATTGGAGACTTCCCCAATGTACCTTTGGTAGGAACcaggggttgcatcaactataaccccgTGTTATCTTTGAGGCAGCATTGTTACCCTATGAATGGCCCCCCAAAAGCTGAAGCTTTAGAGCCTTTCATCTTACACAGTGCTGAAGCAGATCATCCCATGGTGAAAAAGATCAAGAGGTCTTGGCAAGCAGTTATCAGAAAGGGTAAGGAGTTGGGTAAGAGAAATGTCATTGCGCAAGAGCCTTATACTTGTTGGGTTAGAGAGAGGGTTCAGATGGTTAAACTCCCTTttccatttgatccttctatctatcCGTCGGTTCCTGAGCAAGAACCCATATTACCTGAAGACGTAGAGAAACTCAATGCCTGTATCAAGGAGTTGGAGTTGGAGAATGCTGACTTAAGAATTAAGCTCGGCCGAGTCTCGATAGAGAATGGGAATTTGAAAGACGGTCAACAAAAGAAGGACAAAGAGCTTGAAATCTCCAACAAAAGAGCTAGGGAGTCTGAAGCAAGGAGAGAAAAGTTCGGACAAGCGCTTTACAACACTAAATCTGTGTTCAAGTCAAAGGAGGAGGAGTTGGATAGAGCTTTACTCTGGATTCAAAAACTCAACAAGACTCTGGAATTGACCCTTGAAATGAAAAGGGAAGCACGACTGATTTCTAAGATTCGTACTCGTGAACTGGAGAATACCATTCAGAAATACAAGGATACTCTGGAACGCGAGAAGCTGAGGACTGAAGAGTCAGAAAGAGTTTGCACACGGCTGAAATATCAGTTGGAACAAGCCGATGCTAGAATCTAG